A stretch of Mesoplodon densirostris isolate mMesDen1 chromosome 7, mMesDen1 primary haplotype, whole genome shotgun sequence DNA encodes these proteins:
- the SCN2B gene encoding sodium channel subunit beta-2 — translation MHKDAWLPRPAFSLTGLSLFFSLVPPGRSMEVTVPTTLNVLNGSDARLSCTFNSCYTVNHKQFSLNWTYQECSNCSEEMFLQFRMKIINLKLERFRDRVEFSGNPSKYDVSVTLRNVQLEDEGTYNCYIMNPPDRHRGHGKIYLQVLMEEPPERDSTVAVIVGASVGGFLAVVILVLMVVKCVRRKKEQKLSTDDLKTEEEGKTDGEGNADDGTK, via the exons ATGCACAAAGATGCCTGGCTACCTCGCCCTGCCTTCAGTCTCACGGGGCtcagtctctttttctctttgg TGCCACCCGGGCGGAGCATGGAAGTCACAGTACCTACCACCCTCAACGTCCTCAATGGCTCTGATGCCCGCCTGTCCTGCACCTTCAACTCCTGCTACACCGTGAACCACAAACAGTTCTCCCTGAACTGGACTTACCAGGAGTGTAGTAACTGCTCCGAGGAGATG TTTCTCCAGTTCCGCATGAAGATCATTAACCTGAAGCTGGAGCGGTTCCGAGACCGCGTGGAGTTCTCAGGGAACCCCAGCAAGTATGACGTGTCAGTCACACTGAGAAACGTGCAGCTGGAGGATGAGGGCACCTACAACTGCTACATCATGAACCCACCCGACCGCCACCGCGGCCACGGCAAGATCTATCTGCAAGTCCTCATGGAAG aGCCCCCTGAGCGGGATTCCACTGTGGCCGTGATCGTGGGCGCCTCCGTCGGGGGCTTTCTGGCTGTGGTCATCTTGGTGCTGATGGTAGTAAAGTGTGTGAGGAGGAAAAAAGAGCAGAAACTGAGCACGGATGACCTGAAGACGGAGGAGGAGGGCAAGACGGATGGAGAGGGCAACGCGGACGATGGCACCAAGTAA